In Bacillus sp. SB49, a single window of DNA contains:
- a CDS encoding ABC transporter permease subunit, producing MKLVKFIGYYVLGLIGIVLISASPALFYEGAFFDLRSYGLQLRDLIMSLGHPTEWTYWFKGQQVPMLDYIWEPYRYSMLLFFGGILLGVALAFFGAFFTLFLPKWIRTVVDRIVGLLEAVPDLLLAFSLQLFIVWFFKQTGWLIAPFTSLGEDKIYLLPIIAIAVLPMVMMYRILLLLMEEEMAKPYVQLALGKGLTKWNILSVHVVRNIVSSAFSHSKIIVWGALSSLLIIEYIFNINGITTVFIDDFRPIVSAFVLFLLFTPFYLLYQGTESFLIKDGRRLEEENLHMNSFMGTGKRTGGVRFSFIWREILAHFRNVKFLTGFLIIVSTVIVSIVYTMTADPLVDQYFQIYDENDRLVSGAPHTPEYVFLGTDVLGFSVFDQLLVGAKYTILFALAIAFLRIFIGFILAVPYTFFLPSKWQQGIEKLVDGMHFLPMTVIAYLLLRPVLWMPEGGFVTTETERILYQALILTLLAAPLVVTLFGKEMKGIMKEEFVVSTKVLGGSSVHLLWKHLLPHMSARIGVVFGQQFIQTLLIFIHLGVFDIYFGGTKVTYEPYQNDPPLSTTYEWSGLIGSAKNSLMTGRWWLIIPALLCFVVIIASMQLIIQGIKDVQQRRVGVPVEGLHLLRARRSKKEKRQTRYKDPATEDFTFMKRASGEGWRRDES from the coding sequence CTGTTTTATGAGGGGGCTTTCTTTGATTTGCGCAGCTACGGTCTGCAGTTGCGGGATCTTATTATGAGTCTTGGTCATCCAACTGAATGGACATATTGGTTCAAAGGTCAGCAGGTGCCGATGCTTGATTATATATGGGAGCCGTATCGTTATTCCATGCTTCTCTTCTTTGGAGGCATTCTGCTTGGTGTCGCCCTTGCTTTTTTCGGTGCGTTCTTTACCTTATTCCTGCCGAAATGGATCCGGACCGTAGTCGATCGTATCGTCGGCCTTCTGGAGGCTGTCCCGGATCTTCTGCTCGCTTTTTCTTTACAGCTCTTCATCGTTTGGTTCTTCAAACAGACCGGATGGCTGATAGCCCCGTTCACTTCGCTTGGAGAGGATAAGATTTATCTGCTTCCGATCATCGCCATTGCGGTGCTTCCGATGGTCATGATGTACAGGATTCTTCTGCTGTTAATGGAGGAAGAGATGGCAAAGCCTTATGTGCAGCTGGCGCTGGGGAAGGGATTGACGAAATGGAACATCCTTTCCGTTCATGTGGTGCGAAACATCGTTTCCAGTGCCTTTTCCCATTCAAAAATCATCGTCTGGGGAGCGCTTTCCAGTCTATTGATCATTGAATACATATTTAACATCAACGGAATCACAACGGTGTTCATAGACGATTTCCGGCCTATTGTTTCTGCTTTTGTCCTTTTTCTTTTGTTCACTCCATTTTATTTACTGTATCAGGGAACGGAGTCTTTCCTGATCAAGGATGGACGGCGCTTGGAAGAAGAGAATTTGCACATGAATTCCTTTATGGGCACAGGAAAACGTACGGGAGGAGTGCGGTTCTCCTTCATCTGGAGAGAAATACTCGCCCACTTTAGGAATGTCAAATTCCTGACCGGCTTCCTGATCATCGTCTCGACGGTTATCGTAAGCATCGTCTATACAATGACTGCCGATCCCCTCGTCGATCAGTACTTTCAAATATACGATGAGAATGATCGACTGGTGAGCGGTGCGCCCCATACACCGGAGTACGTTTTTCTTGGGACGGACGTCCTTGGATTCAGCGTATTTGATCAATTGCTTGTCGGGGCGAAATACACGATCCTTTTTGCATTGGCTATCGCTTTCCTGCGCATCTTTATCGGCTTTATTCTGGCAGTCCCGTATACGTTCTTTCTGCCGTCGAAATGGCAGCAGGGGATCGAGAAGCTGGTGGACGGCATGCACTTCCTGCCGATGACGGTCATCGCCTACCTGCTTCTCCGGCCGGTGTTATGGATGCCGGAGGGAGGGTTTGTGACGACGGAAACCGAGCGGATCCTGTACCAGGCTCTGATCCTTACTCTGCTGGCTGCTCCGCTTGTCGTAACGCTGTTCGGAAAGGAAATGAAAGGGATCATGAAAGAAGAGTTTGTTGTCAGTACCAAAGTACTTGGAGGCAGTTCCGTCCATCTTCTATGGAAGCATCTGCTTCCACATATGAGTGCAAGGATAGGGGTTGTATTCGGGCAGCAATTCATTCAAACGCTCCTGATTTTCATTCACCTCGGCGTATTTGATATTTACTTCGGCGGCACAAAAGTTACGTACGAACCATATCAGAACGATCCACCGCTGAGTACGACCTACGAATGGTCAGGGTTAATCGGTTCTGCGAAGAATTCTCTCATGACCGGCCGCTGGTGGCTGATCATTCCCGCTCTTCTTTGTTTTGTCGTTATTATCGCCTCTATGCAGCTTATCATCCAGGGGATCAAAGATGTCCAGCAGCGGAGGGTAGGGGTGCCGGTGGAAGGACTGCACCTGCTCCGTGCCCGACGATCTAAGAAAGAGAAAAGACAAACCCGATATAAAGATCCTGCTACGGAGGACTTCACTTTTATGAAGCGGGCGTCCGGCGAGGGCTGGAGGCGAGATGAATCATAG
- a CDS encoding YolD-like family protein, with product MDNRNRDRGTIKWTSLMLPEHVEMIKNLWKEDERVEKGIIDEQKAAEVDFLLQRAWKDDLTVKARVHNGFDYEDVILKLKQLNKTERRVNAINWKTKEPYSFRLDDLADLAIL from the coding sequence ATGGATAATCGAAATCGTGACCGTGGGACGATCAAGTGGACGTCCTTAATGCTGCCGGAGCATGTAGAAATGATTAAAAACCTGTGGAAAGAGGATGAACGGGTGGAGAAAGGAATCATCGATGAGCAGAAGGCGGCGGAAGTCGATTTTCTGCTGCAGCGGGCATGGAAAGATGATCTTACTGTAAAAGCCAGAGTGCATAACGGTTTTGATTACGAGGATGTCATACTGAAGCTGAAGCAGTTGAACAAAACGGAGCGGCGGGTGAACGCAATAAACTGGAAAACGAAAGAGCCCTACAGCTTCCGTTTAGATGATCTTGCGGATCTGGCTATTTTATAG
- a CDS encoding YwhD family protein: MREFDQFKNNKDSEDKKKNQFTIIKDDSTDGHGGYGVGSISLENMTPVIVDPNEEEAYVDMGALHARSKVEKRIKFITDREVVKNGLLYWIAWVTVEFKEGKPCYYGVAASEIVVDRSIKRGYKLMPEHVNHMDKSLKGKYVVDHMDEKSKKILGDYLRDFKPELWENTTSSLKESLGVE; this comes from the coding sequence ATGAGAGAATTCGATCAGTTCAAAAACAACAAAGACTCGGAAGATAAGAAAAAGAATCAGTTTACCATCATTAAGGACGACTCCACGGACGGCCACGGCGGTTACGGTGTCGGTTCCATAAGCCTGGAGAACATGACGCCTGTCATCGTCGATCCGAATGAAGAAGAGGCCTACGTCGATATGGGAGCTCTTCATGCGAGAAGTAAAGTCGAGAAGCGGATCAAGTTCATTACGGACAGAGAAGTCGTGAAGAACGGTCTGCTGTATTGGATTGCCTGGGTCACGGTGGAGTTTAAAGAAGGCAAACCTTGTTATTATGGAGTGGCAGCGAGCGAAATCGTCGTCGACCGTTCCATCAAGCGTGGCTACAAACTGATGCCTGAGCACGTGAATCATATGGATAAGTCATTGAAAGGGAAGTATGTCGTTGATCACATGGATGAAAAGTCCAAGAAAATTCTCGGTGACTACTTACGGGATTTCAAGCCGGAATTGTGGGAAAATACGACGTCTTCTTTAAAGGAATCGCTAGGAGTAGAATGA